A single genomic interval of Gossypium raimondii isolate GPD5lz chromosome 11, ASM2569854v1, whole genome shotgun sequence harbors:
- the LOC128034826 gene encoding uncharacterized protein At2g29880-like — MSGVSESNVPSQASRGTKRKWVPEEGAALVSCIVDLHNVGTFNADTGFKAGYLNELEKMLEKALPNAMLKARPNIESRIRLLKRDWSIVYDMLNGQNNSGFGWDEHRQVVVAEDAVWDSYLKSHKEAGQFRHRSFPYYDQLTAIYARDRATRKDAQTAADVLEEINVKDVPTADINEERNEFYDCDANVSLDDMDVSTTEPQPDRNQGRSSSSKKKKKNFDASDHFSSSVHDAATLLVENMRAIGEQISRSIASDVVVQQRSEEFQIIQEKTTNLYPTLCEIEGLTVDERFRALSF; from the exons atgtcaggtgtttCAGAATCAAATGTTCCTTCCCAAGCgtctcgaggaaccaaaaggaaatgggttccagaagaaggTGCAGCATTGGTTTCTTGCATTgtggacttgcacaatgttggaacatttaatgctgatacggggttcaaagccggttatttaaacgagttggaaaaaatgttagaaaaggctttacccaatgcaatgttgaaggctaGACCTAATATTGAGTCAAGGATTAGGTTACTAAAAAGGGATTGGTCAATCgtgtatgacatgcttaatggccaaaacaatagcggttttggttgggacgagcataggcaggtcgttgttgctgaagatgcggtttgggactcttatttaaag agtcataaagaagccggtcaattcagacatcgtagtttcccttactacgaccaacttactgccatatacgcaagagatcgagcgactaggaaagatgctcaaacagccgctgatgttcttgaagaaataaatgttaAGGATGTACCTACTGCAGATattaatgaagaaagaaacgaaTTCTATGACTGCGATGCTAATgtctctttggatgacatggatgtttctacTACGGAGCCACAACCAGATAGAAACCAAGGgcgttcctcatcttcaaagaagaaaaaaaagaattttgatgCAAGtgatcatttttcttcttcagttcatgatgctgccactttattggTGGAAAACATGCGGGCCATTGGCgaacaaatcagtaggagtattgcctccgatgtgGTAGTTCAACAAAGGTCAGaagaattccagatcatccaagaaAAAACTACAAATTTATATCCAACCTTATGTGAAATAGAAGGTTTAACTGTGGATGAGCGGTTTCGAgcattga gtttttga
- the LOC105803567 gene encoding uncharacterized protein LOC105803567 isoform X1, with translation MVVCQASKIHLPTPFASPSSSKTPTSLLFEPHSFSLALSHSDSSLSLFPSISFPFSSTQKSLSIPPPSSSSTFLLLKTQKSPNPRVLFVVAGPYKGGSKVLLRFFLYRNDGSKAFEKAKVVVSKQKGIEFDDKVGVLIDVSHGLKLIISGSVNFFALYSVSSSKVLIFGVNLVVDTDESDDGIAFKLMKFAVIDCLKPVFSISISFEWLVLGEENGVKVWSLRELVKGKKVKKVKNYGLSNGVIGDNNGVSNGGSSTSEIVSNGHLDGKIEKPSVSVKPRSGKHRQESAEPGACFVPFEPKEVKGLTSAKASSMSLKAISIQPLSSKRFLILDTVGDLFVLHVTDKTVGSDVTCYMRQLPHVMKVQMMAVFPDISSRRQTVWISDGHHSMHVVDISSAVNETDKREIVQAIFTSEKIQDMIPTAANSILILGQVSGVLDFTYLY, from the exons atgGTTGTTTGCCAAGCTTCAAAGATCCATCTCCCAACTCCCTTTGCCTCACCTTCTTCTTCTAAAACTCCAACGTCTCTCCTCTTTGAACCCCATTCTTTTTCCCTCGCCCTTTCCCACTCTGATTCTTCTCTTTCCCTATTTCCTTCCATTTCCTTCCCTTTCTCTTCCACCCAAAAGTCCCTTTCTATTCCTCCTCCTTCCTCTTCCTCCACTTTCCTTCTCCTCAAAACCCAAAAGTCTCCTAACCCCAGGGTCCTTTTCGTCGTTGCTGGCCCTTATAAAGGTGGTTCCAAGGTTCTCCTTAGATTTTTTCTTTATAGGAATGATGGAAGCAAGGCTTTTGAGAAGGCTAAAGTTGTTGTTTCCAAGCAAAAGGGTATTGAGTTTGATGATAAAGTTGGGGTTTTGATTGATGTCAGTCATGGTTTGAAACTTATAATTTCTGGGTCTGTTAATTTTTTTGCACTGTATTCGGTTTCAAGCTCCAAAGTTTTAATCTTTGGGGTTAACTTGGTGGTTGATACTGATGAAAGTGATGATGGGATCGCTTTTAAGCTCATGAAATTTGCTGTGATTGATTGTTTGAAGCCTGTTTTCTCGATCAGTATTTCGTTTGAATGGTTGGTTTTAGGGGAGGAAAATGGGGTTAAAGTTTGGAGTTTAAGAGAATTGGTGAAAGGGAAAAAGGTAAAGAAAGTTAAGAATTATGGTCTTTCAAATGGTGTAATTGGAGATAACAATGGTGTTTCCAATGGTGGATCAAGTACTTCGGAGATTGTTTCTAATGGTCATTTGGATGGGAAGATTGAAAAGCCATCCGTTTCAG TGAAGCCAAGGTCTGGTAAACACAGACAAGAATCTGCTGAACCAGGTGCATGCTTTGTGCCATTTGAGCCAAAGGAGGTTAAGGGCTTGACATCTGCGAAAGCATCCTCTATGTCCTTGAAGGCAATTTCAATTCAACCATTGTCCTCAAAGAGGTTCTTGATCTTGGATACTGTTGGAGATTTGTTTGTCTTGCATGTAACAGACAAAACTGTTGGATCAGATGTCACCTGCTACATGAGGCAATTGCCACATGTTATGAAAGTGCAAATGATGGCTGTTTTTCCCGATATTTCTTCGA GAAGACAAACTGTTTGGATATCGGATGGGCATCATTCCATGCATGTGGTGGACATTAGCTCTGCTGTTAACGAAACTGATAAAAGAGAGA TTGTTCAAGCAATTTTTACTAGCGAAAAGATCCAAGATATGATACCTACGGCTGCAAACAGTATTTTGATCCTTGGACAAG TTTCTGGAGTTCTTGACTTCACCTACTTATATTGA
- the LOC105803566 gene encoding uncharacterized protein LOC105803566 isoform X2, whose translation MDINGKGDSVDELKGLRITNLDDDDDENIAVDEDDNGEDEDDDDEEEQESVILGFIEKPEHSWSLLRQQFPSKAGGVPAWLDPDNLPTGMTCVCDACGEPLQFLLQVYAPLVEKDSTFHRTLFVFMCLSMKCLLRDQHEQWKRHPDKQSRSVKVFRCQLPRANSFYSSKPPEGNATDKPLTPGAPLCNWCGTWKGDKFCSSCKVARYCSQKHQVMHWRAGHKLECQQLSLSPQSSDSNACHGGVAQIKAPKVASKSLWPEYEMKNEHESEYDTEMSGDEEHTDNSLIPRNKVDDTMKSLMDTFEGDGDKKSWASFQERIGKAPEQVLRYCRSAGSKPLWPILGGRPSKADIPICGYCGGHLCFEFQNVTFLLGISTLAQRRKYLIHVQMS comes from the exons ATGGATATTAATGGCAAGGGAGATTCCGTGGATGAGCTCAAGGGCCTCCGAATTACTAACCTTGACGATGACGATGACGAAAACATCGCTGTTGACGAGGATGATAATGGCGAAGACGAAGACGACGATGATGAAGAAGAACAGGAATCTGTAATTCTTGGGTTTATAGAAAAGCCTGAACACAGCTGGTCACTTCTTCGCCAGCAGTTTCCAAGCAAAGCTGGAGGCGTCCCA GCTTGGTTGGACCCAGATAATTTGCCTACAGGAATGACTTGTGTCTGTGATGCATGCGGAGAACCCCTGCAATTCCTACTCCAG GTTTATGCTCCATTAGTTGAAAAAGACTCAACATTTCATCGAACATTATTTGTATTCATGTGTCTGTCTATGAAATGTCTTCTCCGAGATCAACATGAACAATGGAAGCGTCATCCGGATAAGCAATCAAGGAG tgTGAAGGTTTTTCGTTGCCAATTGCCTCGTGCAAATTCTTTTTATTCAAGTAAACCCCCTGAAGGCAATGCTACCGACAAACCTTTAACCCCTGGAG CTCCACTATGTAACTGGTGTGGCACCTGGAAAGGAGATAAGTTCTGTAGTAGTTGTAAAGTAGCACGATATTGCTCACAAAAGCACCAG GTCATGCACTGGCGTGCAGGTCATAAACTTGAATGCCAGCAGCTGAGTCTTTCACCTCAGTCATCTGACTCCAATGCCTGTCATGGTGGAGTTGCACAAATTAAAGCCCCAAAAG TTGCAAGCAAGAGTTTATGGCCGGAGTATGAGATGAAAAACGAACACGAAAGTGAATATGATACAGAGATGTCTGGAGATGAGGAACATACCGATAATTCATTGATACCTAGAAACAAGGTTGATGACACAATGAAGTCACTTATGGATACTTTTGAG GGAGATGGTGACAAAAAGAGTTGGGCTTCTTTCCAAGAGCGGATAGGCAAGGCTCCTGAACAAGTTTTGAG ATATTGCCGGAGTGCTGGTTCTAAACCACTGTGGCCCATATTAGGTGGTCGCCCTTCCAAGGCTGATATTCCCATATGCGGCTATTGTGGTGGTCACCTATGCTTTGAATTTCAG AATGTCACATTCCTCCTTGGAATCTCTACGTTAGCTCAAAGAAGGAAATATCTAATACATGTACAAATGTCTTGA
- the LOC105803566 gene encoding uncharacterized protein LOC105803566 isoform X1, which yields MDINGKGDSVDELKGLRITNLDDDDDENIAVDEDDNGEDEDDDDEEEQESVILGFIEKPEHSWSLLRQQFPSKAGGVPAWLDPDNLPTGMTCVCDACGEPLQFLLQVYAPLVEKDSTFHRTLFVFMCLSMKCLLRDQHEQWKRHPDKQSRSVKVFRCQLPRANSFYSSKPPEGNATDKPLTPGAPLCNWCGTWKGDKFCSSCKVARYCSQKHQVMHWRAGHKLECQQLSLSPQSSDSNACHGGVAQIKAPKVASKSLWPEYEMKNEHESEYDTEMSGDEEHTDNSLIPRNKVDDTMKSLMDTFEGDGDKKSWASFQERIGKAPEQVLRYCRSAGSKPLWPILGGRPSKADIPICGYCGGHLCFEFQILPQLLYYFGVKNDAESLDWATIAVYTCEASCEGVGYKQEFAWVQLGTAINCPS from the exons ATGGATATTAATGGCAAGGGAGATTCCGTGGATGAGCTCAAGGGCCTCCGAATTACTAACCTTGACGATGACGATGACGAAAACATCGCTGTTGACGAGGATGATAATGGCGAAGACGAAGACGACGATGATGAAGAAGAACAGGAATCTGTAATTCTTGGGTTTATAGAAAAGCCTGAACACAGCTGGTCACTTCTTCGCCAGCAGTTTCCAAGCAAAGCTGGAGGCGTCCCA GCTTGGTTGGACCCAGATAATTTGCCTACAGGAATGACTTGTGTCTGTGATGCATGCGGAGAACCCCTGCAATTCCTACTCCAG GTTTATGCTCCATTAGTTGAAAAAGACTCAACATTTCATCGAACATTATTTGTATTCATGTGTCTGTCTATGAAATGTCTTCTCCGAGATCAACATGAACAATGGAAGCGTCATCCGGATAAGCAATCAAGGAG tgTGAAGGTTTTTCGTTGCCAATTGCCTCGTGCAAATTCTTTTTATTCAAGTAAACCCCCTGAAGGCAATGCTACCGACAAACCTTTAACCCCTGGAG CTCCACTATGTAACTGGTGTGGCACCTGGAAAGGAGATAAGTTCTGTAGTAGTTGTAAAGTAGCACGATATTGCTCACAAAAGCACCAG GTCATGCACTGGCGTGCAGGTCATAAACTTGAATGCCAGCAGCTGAGTCTTTCACCTCAGTCATCTGACTCCAATGCCTGTCATGGTGGAGTTGCACAAATTAAAGCCCCAAAAG TTGCAAGCAAGAGTTTATGGCCGGAGTATGAGATGAAAAACGAACACGAAAGTGAATATGATACAGAGATGTCTGGAGATGAGGAACATACCGATAATTCATTGATACCTAGAAACAAGGTTGATGACACAATGAAGTCACTTATGGATACTTTTGAG GGAGATGGTGACAAAAAGAGTTGGGCTTCTTTCCAAGAGCGGATAGGCAAGGCTCCTGAACAAGTTTTGAG ATATTGCCGGAGTGCTGGTTCTAAACCACTGTGGCCCATATTAGGTGGTCGCCCTTCCAAGGCTGATATTCCCATATGCGGCTATTGTGGTGGTCACCTATGCTTTGAATTTCAG ATATTACCTCAGTTGCTTTATTACTTTGGTGTGAAGAATGATGCGGAATCTCTCGATTGGGCAACGATAGCAGTATACACATGTGAAGCCTCTTGTGAAGGTGTTGGATACAAACAGGAATTTGCCTGGGTACAACTTGGTACTGCTATTAATTGCCCTTCATAG
- the LOC105803567 gene encoding uncharacterized protein LOC105803567 isoform X2, with amino-acid sequence MVVCQASKIHLPTPFASPSSSKTPTSLLFEPHSFSLALSHSDSSLSLFPSISFPFSSTQKSLSIPPPSSSSTFLLLKTQKSPNPRVLFVVAGPYKGGSKVLLRFFLYRNDGSKAFEKAKVVVSKQKGIEFDDKVGVLIDVSHGLKLIISGSVNFFALYSVSSSKVLIFGVNLVVDTDESDDGIAFKLMKFAVIDCLKPVFSISISFEWLVLGEENGVKVWSLRELVKGKKVKKVKNYGLSNGVIGDNNGVSNGGSSTSEIVSNGHLDGKIEKPSVSVKPRSGKHRQESAEPGACFVPFEPKEVKGLTSAKASSMSLKAISIQPLSSKRFLILDTVGDLFVLHVTDKTVGSDVTCYMRQLPHVMKVQMMAVFPDISSRRQTVWISDGHHSMHVVDISSAVNETDKREIVQAIFTSEKIQDMIPTAANSILILGQGSLYAYAIS; translated from the exons atgGTTGTTTGCCAAGCTTCAAAGATCCATCTCCCAACTCCCTTTGCCTCACCTTCTTCTTCTAAAACTCCAACGTCTCTCCTCTTTGAACCCCATTCTTTTTCCCTCGCCCTTTCCCACTCTGATTCTTCTCTTTCCCTATTTCCTTCCATTTCCTTCCCTTTCTCTTCCACCCAAAAGTCCCTTTCTATTCCTCCTCCTTCCTCTTCCTCCACTTTCCTTCTCCTCAAAACCCAAAAGTCTCCTAACCCCAGGGTCCTTTTCGTCGTTGCTGGCCCTTATAAAGGTGGTTCCAAGGTTCTCCTTAGATTTTTTCTTTATAGGAATGATGGAAGCAAGGCTTTTGAGAAGGCTAAAGTTGTTGTTTCCAAGCAAAAGGGTATTGAGTTTGATGATAAAGTTGGGGTTTTGATTGATGTCAGTCATGGTTTGAAACTTATAATTTCTGGGTCTGTTAATTTTTTTGCACTGTATTCGGTTTCAAGCTCCAAAGTTTTAATCTTTGGGGTTAACTTGGTGGTTGATACTGATGAAAGTGATGATGGGATCGCTTTTAAGCTCATGAAATTTGCTGTGATTGATTGTTTGAAGCCTGTTTTCTCGATCAGTATTTCGTTTGAATGGTTGGTTTTAGGGGAGGAAAATGGGGTTAAAGTTTGGAGTTTAAGAGAATTGGTGAAAGGGAAAAAGGTAAAGAAAGTTAAGAATTATGGTCTTTCAAATGGTGTAATTGGAGATAACAATGGTGTTTCCAATGGTGGATCAAGTACTTCGGAGATTGTTTCTAATGGTCATTTGGATGGGAAGATTGAAAAGCCATCCGTTTCAG TGAAGCCAAGGTCTGGTAAACACAGACAAGAATCTGCTGAACCAGGTGCATGCTTTGTGCCATTTGAGCCAAAGGAGGTTAAGGGCTTGACATCTGCGAAAGCATCCTCTATGTCCTTGAAGGCAATTTCAATTCAACCATTGTCCTCAAAGAGGTTCTTGATCTTGGATACTGTTGGAGATTTGTTTGTCTTGCATGTAACAGACAAAACTGTTGGATCAGATGTCACCTGCTACATGAGGCAATTGCCACATGTTATGAAAGTGCAAATGATGGCTGTTTTTCCCGATATTTCTTCGA GAAGACAAACTGTTTGGATATCGGATGGGCATCATTCCATGCATGTGGTGGACATTAGCTCTGCTGTTAACGAAACTGATAAAAGAGAGA TTGTTCAAGCAATTTTTACTAGCGAAAAGATCCAAGATATGATACCTACGGCTGCAAACAGTATTTTGATCCTTGGACAAG GAAGCTTGTATGCATATGCTATTTCCTGA